The Anas platyrhynchos isolate ZD024472 breed Pekin duck chromosome 1, IASCAAS_PekinDuck_T2T, whole genome shotgun sequence genomic sequence TTTTATGCCTGCCAAGACAGACAGCGATGTCAGCACAGCAAAGGGACGGCACACAGACAAGAAGGGGCAGGCTAGGAGGGGAAGCAGGAAGGCTACTGAAAAATAGAGAATACTCTAAAGCTAAATTTACTGTGTTCTGCTTCATTTGCTTAATAATAGAATTATTATATGGAATCGTAGAATCATTCACATTGGAAaacacctccaagatcatcgagtccaacctttaaccttgtactgaagtccaccactaaaccatgctaagttctacatctacacatttcttgaagacctccaaggatgATGACTCagccactttcctgggcagcctgttgcaatgccacacaaccctctcagtgaagaaatttctcctaatatccaacctaaacctcccctggtgcaacttaaagccattttctcttctcttatcACTCGGTGCTTGGAAGAAGAAcccaatccccaccttgctgTAGCCTCTGTTAAGGTAATTGTACAGCATGAAGAGGTCTCCCAtgagtctccttttctccaggctgaacaaccccagctctctcagctgctcctcaaagacccctcaccagcttcgttgcctttctctggagagagcacctcaatgtccttcttgtagtgagaggcaATAAGCTGTAGTGATATGGAATGCTTCTGTATGacttctgttttcccctttaTAATTACCTATCAAAATCTTTATGTTGAACAAACTGAGGCTAGATCCAGTAAAGAACTAAAATATCTATTATTAAGTGGCATTTTGGCCCCAGGTGCTTCACTTCATGTATCATCTTAAGGAAATGTAAGCATCTGACCGATTTtgatcagaaaaaaagtgtatgtaTCAGCTGTCTAGGACACAGGTGTATATCTGAATTCCCACCTCACTTGATAGACACATATTTAGTAACCACTAAGGTTACTAAATAGAGGTTAACTACCTCTATCCATATGTGATCCAGGGCtcacaaaaccccaaaacggttggcagggccctctggaggcaTCTGCTCCAACCCCATGTTCAAGCAGgaacacccagagcaggctgcccaggcccctgtccaggcagcttctgaAGGTCTCCAAAGAGAGAATCTGCACAGCTTCTCCAAGCAACATTTgtcagtgctcagtcacccatacagtattaaaaaaaataaataaattcataccTTCAGGAAAATGTTCAGGCAGCACCTCctatgtttcagtttgtgcccattgttTCTTATCCTGTCCCTTTttaccactgaaaagagcctggctccatcttctttgtaCCCTCCCTTCAGTTATTTATGCATGCTGATAAGATTTCGCCTGAGCTTTGtcttttccagactgaacagCCCTAAGTCTATCAGCCTCTCGTCAGAGATGCTCTAGCCCCTTTATCATCTCAGTgctatttttcctttgtcagGGTTATCCTGCCTTCAAAAAAAGCTGCCCTTCTAAAAAAACATTGGGAGTGAAGAAGATTGTTgagtcttttttaaaataatataataataataataataataatgatatatGGATTAGAGTACACAGATAGAAGCAGGCTTCCTTTTTCCTAAGTCTCCCTCAGCCAAGAAGTCAAAACTACGTGTCCTACGTATGCAAAGAGCACTTCAGTAGCCAAAAAATAATCTAGGGGAGAAGATATTTCCTACTCCTCCTGCCAGAACCAGGTTATATAGCAATGACGAACACCAGACTACTTTGATCAGTTGGAGGGGGAACTGGCACAAGAGAGCACAGCTGTTTGTAGTCTGCTCATCTAGTGAATATTGGGTTTATGGATTTCGTACTAAACAGTCACTTGTTTTATATCCAGGACTTGTCACAGTCCTGGGAACAGAGGCTGGAAGCCACCTCATTAGTATACTCAGTTTTCTGGTTCTTTGACATCTTTTACTGAGTCTGTATGTTTTTTGGAGTATCAGTGTGATCTGTGCCTTATATCTGTGTCCCACTTCAGgaagcttcattttttcttcctagagTTTGCTTTCAGTCTGCTTTATAACTTACTCCTGTAAGACATCGCTTCTTCATTTGTTATTGCTTTTACAAGAGTTGTTGTTTTATGGTCTGAAGAATAGctgaaaaaatgctgaaatggaTTGAGAGAGTGTATCTGGTTCTGCATGTGTTGTTCAGAGTTCAGTATAGCAACAGCGGGGATCAGTTGAAAAATTACATGACAGTGTAACTTGACctataagattttattttaataacagaGGTGTAATggggaaaataataaacaagTTAGAGAACGGATAGATTATTAATGTTGGAGATGAAGTGGCAGTAATTATGtctttattcattttgcttttaatgtttAGCTGTTCTCAGTCTAAGAACATCCAAGAACGATACACAGTGTGACAGAACAACAGTTGAATTATTCTCCCATTGTTACCTTCTGAATAGACTGAATTAATAATGCTGCTTTTAAACTGATTATTGGTTTTGACAAGAAATTATCAATTGTAAACAAGCATGTATTTCTTAGAATTTTAAGAAAGTTAAACACTAACATTTAAATAATAGAACATTCAAAATTCAgatttgatttttccttttttttttttttaatctctaaataTCTTTCCACTGGAGTAGGTGATAATCCATTGATCGTTCAATTTGCTGCTAAAGAGGCGCAGGTTTTATGTGATGCTGCCCGTATCGTCTGTCCTTTCGCAGATGGAATAGACTTAAACTGTGGCTGTCCTCAGAGGTAAAgttatggggggaaaaagggggtaAATACGGTGAAATAATTTGAGAAATAAAGGATGCTTGAAAATAGACTTGGAGATTGAAACAGCTTTTTGACCTGTCAGTTAGAAATGTGTGTGGGAAAATAATTGTTCTGAATGTTCAGAGATGCCAGTCACCGTGGTGAGACTGGGAAAACCAGGAGTTTCCCAACTTCgacttttttcatttctgacacATTGAGTGTTGGCTTAGAAGTCAAGTGTCCGTGACTATTTAACAACTGTTAAATAGGCATTACTAATGCCACCCTGCAGCATTTGACCTCCCCGAAAAAGAGCTTTGCTGCAAGTAATTTGCAGAGTGTTTTGAGAAACAATGCAGCAGTTCCCAAAATACCAAGGCAAGTCCCTGACGTGTCAGACTTCAGCAATTGAAGGATAGTCTCTAAAATATAATTACATGTATTATATTATTCAGGAAGTGCTGAACAGAATTCCCTCCATCTTTCATTAGGTTTATAAATGCAGTGAATTAGTGATCTACTTCTCACTTAAATTGATAAAGATTTTGTCTTGGCACTGAAACAGAGTAGTAATGCACAAATGAAGATTCTCACTAACAGGTTCAGTTGAGAACCATTTATTACATGCTTGTTAGGCAGTCTTTTTGTAACTAAAACcctcaaaaataaatgtaagaaaGCAAAGATAATGTAATGGTCCAAGTACTTAATTTGTCTATTCTAATTAGGTTGTCTTGGCTTAAAATTACAGTATTTGAGAAAACACTTCAGAGATCTGAGACCTCCAAAtggaagtgtatttttttctaagctaaTTGCAACCATGTATGCAAAACTTTAACTTCTTTTTAGGACAAAAATTTATGCTTACATTTGAATCCTTTATTTTGTGTGCATGCTGGTTTCAGTATAGTAAAACTGCATACACTTGATCTGCctatataagaaaaaatagtttaaagaaaataaaagctaaaaaaagTGCTGCTGTTCAGTGAAAGCAAAGGTTATCCAATCAAAAATAATTGGTTTTCACTTGAGGAAAAAGATGTTATTGCAGTCAGGTTCTAATTCCACTCaagaaaatcttccttttcAATCCCAAGTCATTCTGTGTTCTGAAGAAATCCATGACGTGATGGAAGGGGAAATATCAAACTATTTCTATTATGTATGATCTAAACTGttgttaattaaatattaatttatcttcCTTGCAAGCCCATTTTGTGGATAGAAAATAGAACTGGAAGAGATTAGTTACTTGTCCAAAATGCTGCTAGCAGCACACAGACTGAACCAGGTTCTGAAAGCTGGTGTCACAGCGCAGATGCGTCATCAAACTACAGCCATGACTATCTCTGTTTACTTAGCCACACATTCTAAAAGctataaagaaagaaactgatgtatttgactgaaattgatctgcatttttcaaatgtagaatacaaatgttatttttcttttaaagatggGCAATGGCGGAAGGTTATGGTGCTTGCTTGATAAATAAACCAGAGCTAGTTCGAGATATGGTGAGACATGTGCGGAATCAGATTGACAATCCTGGATTTTCAGTGTCTATTAAAATAAGGTATGTCTGATGTAAGTACTATTTGTGGTACCCAGAAATCCTTTTAATGCTTTTCTAAAGATAAGGGAATATGTTAGGGCATATGCACCAGCACAGCCTTTGACTACTGACACAGATATCAGAGTGGCTGCCAGAACTTTCCTGCAATCCAGAAGAAGCTAAAGTACAAGTTAAATGGTTTTGGATTccatgaaagaaaagcaatgctGGTCTATAATTGTGAGGACTGTGTGAGCTGTTACGGGCCAGAGCCACAACTGTAGTTGCTATAAAAGGCATGATAACAAAGCTGGGAACTGGTCCCCACAGCTGCTGTAAGGACACATTCTGTTTCCCTTCATCACTTTCTAAACCTGTATAAACTGTTGATCCACTTCATCCACTACTTATCCTCACATCTCCTGTAGCTTTTGCATATTTGTTTGTTAAGTTTCAATTTGGTTTATAATCCCCTAGGAAAGGAGAATTGttataaatcagatttttttcacaaacttatgcaaaataattaaattattttagaatcttTTGTGCACCCTTGCCTTAATCTCAATAAAATTCACCATGCATACTTCAAAGATGAGATATAACTGGGAAATGCTAAGTTATGTAGTGATTTCAGCATTAAACGCTTATATCTTTattaagcaaaatgtttttaccTTCCAAcagtaatgttttctttatttatactAACCTCTGGTAACTCTTCCTTATGGATGAGGGGTTTTATACAGTTCAGGTAACTTAATAGCTAGTGTTTTTATTCCTTGTAATTTTAGGATACATGAAGACTTAAAAAGAACTGTTGACCTGTGTCAAAAAGCTGAAGCAACTGGAGTCTCATGGATTACAGTACACGGGAGAAATGTAGAAGAAAGACATCAGCCTGTACATTATGATGCAATTAAAGTAATTAAAGAAAGCGTGTCTATACCTATTGTGGCTAATGGAGAcattaaaactttaaaagatGCTGAAAATGTTCATCACCTGACAGGAGCAGATGGTAAGATGAAATGCATGCTATTTTCTAAGTAAACTTACAAATTAAATTTCTAAGTATCTATTTTGGCTGTAATTAGGACCTAGCTTCAGTGCTTTTCACTTTTTGAGGAGACAAATGGAAGATGATGTTTTAGATGCCTTATAAACTAATAAGCAGAATTGCTGCTAATCATCAAAGCATCAGAGCATAGTTATTCAAAGCCACAAATAGATTTTGGAGGTAAGCTACAAAAACTCTTTGCTTAATTATGCCATGTCATCACTGGTAGTGGAGTTCAGGAGGGACCTTGAGACATCCATTCTATCTCTTTATGGAGCTGATCATCTTTTTACAGAACACTAAACTGTAACTTGGAAACCTCTACTTCCTGCACACAGCAACAGATTTTACCTTGCCTTACCCTTTAGTGGTAAAATTTGGGGATAAAGGATTGCCCTGCACTTACTTGGTCACAACAGATTCCTGCAGCTGTCTGTGGTTCCAAGCCAACATGCAAGTTCAGTATATACCTCGAAGAAGGGATCTGGATTTACACACTTTGAGTCATATATCCAGAGTGTAACAGGACAGAGAACAGTAGCTAGTGTCATAAGGAATCACAGACTCAGAATAATTACGcttctccagcctcttgtcccccagcctgggcatatagccagggttgcccctttccaggtgcagaatctggcacttgttgaacttcatatcGTTAAGATCTCTCTACCCTTAATGGAGTCAACCACTCCTCCCAATTTAGTGTCACAATCTAGGAAGAGCTCAAGTGGAAGGTTTCTTTTGACATCATTTGTATTTAGaagtaacaacaaaaactaGTTGCACCAAACTGCCATGCTGCTCCAGTGACTTTCTCCACAAAtacaaagcaggaagaaaatttaTAACAAACGCATGTTCCTGTATCCCATCTGACTTTCTtgaataacaaaaatataaaataccaaACTATAGATCAAAATATAATGTAGATACTAATAAATACAAACTAGAaactttgtggatttttttctgtctcatagagtcctgaaaacattttcttttttgatcaTCCTGTTTTGTGAGAAGAGACTAAATGTGATAGATTATATGTTGGCAGTGCAGAAAAACAATCCCTTTGTTGCAGAAATATTGCAATAGAACTTGGCTGGATTTATCTAACAATTTGGGAATATAGTTGCAAATACACTGGCTTATTCAGAAAGCAAAGATTTACCGCAGACCAAGAACCCTGAGATCTCTATAACTGAGCAAGTGAGCTGTTAATGGAAGAATGATTCTAGGTCAGTGCGTCAGCTGAGTTGCACTAAAAATAACTTAAGCACTTTACTACTCTTGTGTCTTTCCATCATAATTTTGTGTTAAGAAGATGGGCTTATATGTGTgtaatgaataaaaacaaaatacttcttaatgctttttaaaaagtaggGAAGAAAGGTTTCTGTGTCTTGTGTTTTGCTTCAGAATTTCTGTAAGCATATGTCAGGTGATGTAGGTACTATGGGGCTTGGTTGTTAAACTGGTTGTTTTGGTTTAAATATATAATACTCATCCCTGTTGTTCTCCCAGTAGTTGTCCTAATGtttgctataaaaaaaaatgttaaatttaacTGTAATGTAACTTGCTTAATTTGCAATTTCAAGGTGTAATGGTGGCTCGGGGACTCTTGGCGAATCCGGCAATGTTTGCAGGATATGAAGAAACACCTTTGAAATGCATCCAGGACTGGGTTAACATTGCTCTTGAGCATGGAACTCCTTTTACGTGTTTCCACCACCACTTAATGTACATGATGGAACGCATAacttcaaaacaagaaaaaaaagtttttaatgttttatcaaGTACCTCAGCAGTTCTAGATTATCTGAATGATCATTATGGCGTGTGCTAACTGGAAGTATTTTAGTTGTATGTAAACGTGTATTTTGCAATTGCTGATACATTCTTACAGTTTTATTTGGGCTTCTATTTATTAGCCAAATTCATAAccatgtaaatatttttcaatacagTTTAACATGATAAGGCtgataatttatatttttagtatttttatatCATATTTCACTCCATATTCCACAAATGCATAATTCTATTTACAATACATGACTGTACAGAGAATTGACTATTGTTAGGACTCTGgtaatttaatttttcaccAGACAATTGCTTACAGCAATATGTTAGCAAACCTAAGGcttttttaaagtgaaactTCTTAAAATCAGGACTGCTCATAAGTAATACCAAGATTTTCAGACCAAAAGAATCCAAAGGGAGCAATTatagaaatatttgctttaacTGACATAAGATGTGCTTTTAACTTTGAGTAGACTTTTCAAGCTAAAAGACTGTGAGACCTTGAAGCCCAATGTAGTACCCTCCCAAATTAGATGTTCCTTTTGCAATCTAAAACTTTCCAAACTTAATTATAACTCTGAAAAATTCTATACTTCCATGCAGTGAAAGAAACCTGCAATGCATataaaatgacagaaagaaggaaagaataaaatgaagagaTAACTTAAACTAAGTACTGACGTAGCTGAATCTAGAATACAAGACCTGAAAGTTCAATGTAACCACATACGGTATTGGTTATCTACTATATAGTAATCATATaaaagattaaagcaatcaTCTACCAAACCAGAACTTTATAGGTCAAAGAAAAGCTGACAGATTCTCCCAGTGGGGCTCCTACATCCTTTCTGCCTGCAGGCATGTTGCTTATCAAAGCATGACGGCCACTTGGCTTTGGATCTTTGTATAGGAGAAGAACAGTGAAAATTAGAACAAGATAATAACATTGCACACCAGCTGCATTTGTTCTGCAGAGGAAATTTCACAAATCTGTGCAGTACAATTATTTGTAATCAGataatttgtttcctttctgtgtttACACTGAAATTCATACAAAAATTTTCTTCGTTTTATTACTCAAGTACTTCCATGAATATACAAGTGAATAGTTCTGAATTTTCTTAATAAATTACTTGTTTTCATATACAATAGTAATTTGTTTATTGCACTGTAAACTATGACAACATGGCAGAGGGTGTGTGTTGCTTTTTATGCCATTTCCCAAATCCTTTGTACAGATAGTTAAGTTCTCACATGTTTTTTATGCAGTGGCATAAAGGACTGGTTCAT encodes the following:
- the DUS4L gene encoding tRNA-dihydrouridine(20a/20b) synthase [NAD(P)+]-like yields the protein MSGDGEGIKGCPGKEPGELFRAGRLVKICAPMVRYSKLAFRTLVRKYSCDLCYTPMIVAADFVRSAKARDSEFTTNKGDNPLIVQFAAKEAQVLCDAARIVCPFADGIDLNCGCPQRWAMAEGYGACLINKPELVRDMVRHVRNQIDNPGFSVSIKIRIHEDLKRTVDLCQKAEATGVSWITVHGRNVEERHQPVHYDAIKVIKESVSIPIVANGDIKTLKDAENVHHLTGADGVMVARGLLANPAMFAGYEETPLKCIQDWVNIALEHGTPFTCFHHHLMYMMERITSKQEKKVFNVLSSTSAVLDYLNDHYGVC